The proteins below come from a single Serpentinimonas raichei genomic window:
- the aroQ gene encoding type II 3-dehydroquinate dehydratase gives MKKILLLNGPNLNLLGTREPELYGHTTLADVEAAFQHSAARLGYAAECLQSNWEGALIDKLHEYGQLQRAGLALGCVFNPGAYTHTSVALHDAVKGVPQLPVIECHISNVHAREPFRHHSYLSPAAAGIVIGFGVEGYQIALEALVRKFRA, from the coding sequence ATGAAAAAAATCCTGCTCCTCAACGGACCGAATTTGAACCTGCTCGGCACACGCGAGCCCGAGCTGTACGGGCACACCACGCTGGCCGACGTGGAGGCGGCGTTCCAGCACAGCGCCGCCAGGCTGGGCTACGCCGCCGAATGCCTGCAGAGCAACTGGGAAGGCGCGCTGATCGACAAGCTGCACGAGTACGGGCAGTTGCAGCGCGCCGGTTTGGCGCTGGGCTGTGTGTTCAACCCCGGCGCCTACACCCACACCTCGGTGGCGCTGCACGATGCCGTCAAGGGCGTGCCGCAGCTGCCGGTGATCGAGTGCCACATCTCCAACGTGCACGCGCGCGAGCCCTTCCGGCACCACTCCTACCTCTCGCCGGCGGCGGCCGGGATTGTGATCGGCTTTGGCGTAGAGGGCTACCAGATTGCGCTGGAGGCGTTGGTGCGCAAATTTAGGGCCTGA
- a CDS encoding CBS domain-containing protein, producing MKVSDILRVKGGTLYTVSPDVPLSQAVQTMAELDIGSLAVMEYGELVGMLTFREVLHTVAKNSGNCGAGSVRAVMDDHPMSCTSQTDLEQVRPLMLQKHSRYMPVMDDRMLMGVISFYDVAKAVVEAQNFENKMLKAYIRDWPEEEAQPADKA from the coding sequence ATGAAGGTCAGCGATATTTTGCGTGTCAAAGGCGGCACGCTCTACACCGTCTCCCCCGATGTCCCCTTGAGCCAGGCGGTGCAGACCATGGCCGAGCTCGACATCGGCTCGCTGGCGGTGATGGAGTACGGCGAATTGGTCGGCATGCTGACCTTTCGCGAGGTGCTGCACACGGTGGCCAAAAACAGCGGCAATTGCGGCGCCGGCAGCGTGCGCGCCGTGATGGACGACCACCCCATGAGCTGCACCAGCCAGACCGACTTGGAGCAGGTGCGCCCGCTCATGCTGCAAAAGCACAGCCGCTACATGCCGGTGATGGACGACCGCATGCTCATGGGCGTGATCAGCTTTTACGACGTGGCCAAGGCGGTGGTGGAGGCGCAGAACTTCGAGAACAAAATGCTCAAAGCCTACATCCGCGACTGGCCCGAGGAAGAGGCGCAGCCGGCCGACAAGGCCTGA
- a CDS encoding O-acetylhomoserine aminocarboxypropyltransferase, with protein sequence MSGFADPGFDTLALHAGAAPDPGTGARALPIHLSTSFVFESCDHAAALFNLERAGHVYSRISNPTNAVLEQRVAALEGGVGAIATASGQAALHLAVATLMGAGGHLVASSALYGGSHNLLQHTLRRFGIETTFVAPADLDGWRAAVRPNTRLLFGETLGNPGLDVLDVPAVAQIAHEAGLPLLLDSTLTTPWLMQPLALGADLVLHSATKFLSGHGTVIGGVLVDGGSFDWERAGRHPELCAPYAGFHDMVFSEEATVGAFLLRARREGLRDFGACLSPHSAWLILQGIETLPLRMARHVGNTEQVVQFLARHPFVGRVGHPLLESHPSHALAQRLLPRGAGSVFSFDLKGSRAQGRAFIEALQLFSHLANVGDCRSLVIHPASTTHFRLNDAELAAASIGAGTIRLSIGLEDPADLIDDLKRALKVAEKAGG encoded by the coding sequence ATGAGCGGCTTTGCCGACCCCGGCTTCGACACCCTGGCGCTGCACGCCGGTGCCGCCCCCGACCCCGGCACCGGTGCGCGCGCGCTGCCGATCCACCTGAGCACCTCGTTCGTGTTCGAATCGTGCGACCACGCGGCGGCGCTGTTCAACCTGGAGCGCGCCGGCCATGTCTATAGCCGCATCAGCAACCCCACCAACGCGGTGCTGGAGCAGCGCGTGGCCGCGCTCGAAGGCGGCGTGGGGGCCATTGCCACCGCCAGCGGGCAGGCGGCGCTGCACCTGGCCGTGGCGACCCTGATGGGGGCCGGCGGGCACCTGGTGGCATCGAGCGCGCTCTACGGCGGCAGCCACAACCTGCTGCAGCACACGCTGCGCCGCTTTGGCATCGAAACCACCTTTGTGGCACCGGCCGACCTCGACGGCTGGCGCGCCGCCGTGCGCCCCAACACCCGGCTGTTGTTTGGCGAGACGCTGGGCAACCCGGGGCTGGACGTGCTCGACGTGCCCGCCGTGGCGCAGATCGCGCACGAGGCCGGCCTGCCGCTGCTGCTCGACAGCACGCTCACCACCCCGTGGCTGATGCAGCCGCTGGCGCTGGGGGCCGACTTGGTGCTGCACTCGGCGACCAAGTTCCTCAGCGGCCACGGCACCGTGATCGGCGGCGTGCTGGTCGATGGCGGCAGCTTCGACTGGGAGCGCGCCGGACGCCACCCGGAGCTGTGCGCGCCCTACGCCGGTTTTCACGACATGGTGTTCAGCGAGGAAGCCACCGTCGGTGCCTTCTTGCTGCGCGCGCGCCGCGAGGGTCTGCGCGACTTTGGCGCCTGCCTGAGCCCGCACAGCGCCTGGCTGATTTTGCAAGGCATCGAAACCCTGCCGCTGCGCATGGCGCGCCATGTGGGCAACACCGAACAAGTGGTGCAATTTCTGGCGCGCCACCCCTTTGTGGGCCGGGTCGGGCACCCGCTGCTGGAGTCGCACCCCAGCCACGCGCTGGCCCAGCGGCTGCTGCCACGCGGGGCTGGCAGCGTGTTCAGCTTCGACCTCAAGGGCAGCCGCGCCCAAGGCCGCGCCTTCATCGAGGCGCTGCAGCTATTCAGCCACCTGGCCAATGTGGGCGACTGCCGCAGCCTCGTCATCCACCCGGCCAGCACCACCCACTTTCGCCTCAACGACGCCGAACTGGCGGCGGCCAGCATCGGCGCCGGCACCATCCGGCTGTCGATCGGGCTCGAAGACCCAGCCGACCTGATCGACGACCTCAAGCGCGCCCTCAAGGTGGCAGAAAAGGCAGGAGGCTAA
- the aroC gene encoding chorismate synthase, translating into MSGNTFGTLFCVTNFGESHGPAIGCVIDGCPPGLALSEADIQPELDRRRPGSSAFVTQRKEPDQVQILSGVYQGQTTGTPIALLIPNTDPRSKDYGDIVQTFRPGHADYSYWRKYGLRDPRGGGRSSARLTAPTVAAGAVAKKWLQQQYGIGFKGCLTALGALEIPFEGWEHVERNPFFAPVSDVAELEQYLLDLRKRGDSCGARLRVLAHGVPAGLGQPIYDKLDADIAYAMMGLNAVKGVEIGAGFACVADLGSTHGDALTPEGFVGNKAGGVLGGISSGQDIEVALAIKPTSSILLPRPSIDLHGQATEVITKGRHDPCVGLRAVPIAEALLALVLMDHALRQRAQCGDVRLEQAPIAAVAPG; encoded by the coding sequence ATGAGCGGCAACACCTTCGGCACCCTGTTTTGCGTCACCAACTTTGGTGAATCCCACGGCCCGGCCATTGGCTGCGTGATCGACGGCTGCCCGCCCGGGCTGGCCTTGAGCGAGGCCGACATCCAGCCGGAGCTGGACCGGCGCCGCCCCGGCAGCAGCGCCTTCGTGACCCAGCGCAAGGAGCCCGACCAGGTGCAAATCCTCAGCGGCGTCTATCAGGGCCAGACCACCGGCACCCCGATCGCCCTGCTCATCCCCAACACCGACCCGCGCAGCAAAGACTACGGCGACATCGTCCAAACCTTCCGCCCCGGCCACGCCGACTACAGCTACTGGCGCAAATACGGCCTGCGCGACCCGCGCGGTGGCGGGCGCTCCTCGGCGCGCCTGACCGCGCCCACCGTGGCCGCCGGGGCGGTGGCCAAAAAGTGGCTGCAGCAGCAATACGGCATCGGTTTCAAAGGCTGCCTGACGGCGCTGGGCGCGCTCGAAATCCCCTTCGAGGGCTGGGAGCACGTGGAGCGCAACCCCTTCTTTGCCCCGGTGTCCGATGTGGCCGAGCTGGAGCAGTATCTGCTCGACCTGCGCAAGCGCGGCGACTCCTGCGGCGCGCGGCTGCGCGTGCTGGCGCACGGGGTGCCAGCCGGCTTGGGCCAGCCGATCTACGACAAGCTCGATGCCGACATCGCCTACGCCATGATGGGGCTCAACGCCGTCAAGGGGGTGGAGATCGGGGCCGGTTTTGCCTGCGTGGCCGACTTGGGCAGCACGCATGGCGATGCGCTCACGCCGGAAGGCTTCGTGGGCAACAAGGCCGGTGGGGTGCTGGGCGGCATCAGCAGCGGGCAAGACATCGAGGTCGCGCTGGCGATCAAACCCACCAGCTCGATCCTGCTGCCGCGCCCCTCGATCGACCTGCACGGCCAAGCCACCGAGGTCATCACCAAAGGCCGCCACGACCCCTGCGTGGGCCTGCGCGCGGTGCCCATTGCCGAGGCGCTGCTGGCGCTGGTGCTGATGGACCACGCGCTGCGCCAGCGCGCCCAGTGCGGCGATGTGCGGTTGGAACAGGCACCGATTGCGGCGGTGGCACCGGGCTAA